Proteins encoded by one window of Pseudomonas coleopterorum:
- a CDS encoding acyl-CoA thioesterase — MEPGNAQLSMTVLMTPDMANFSGNVHGGTLLKYLDEVAYACASRYAGRYVVTLSVDQVIFREPVHVGELVTFLASVNYTGNTSMEVGIKVVTENIRERSVRHTNSCFFTMVAVDDQRKPAHVPPLKPQDAEGTRRFIQAQQRRQIRQELEKRYRDLKEEPI; from the coding sequence ATGGAACCTGGAAACGCCCAGCTGTCGATGACGGTGCTGATGACCCCTGACATGGCCAATTTTTCCGGCAATGTGCATGGAGGAACGCTGCTCAAATACCTCGACGAAGTGGCTTACGCCTGCGCCAGCCGCTATGCCGGCCGGTATGTGGTGACCTTGTCGGTGGATCAGGTGATTTTCCGCGAGCCAGTGCACGTGGGCGAGCTGGTGACCTTCCTGGCATCGGTCAACTACACCGGCAACACGTCGATGGAAGTGGGGATCAAAGTGGTCACCGAGAACATCCGCGAGCGTTCGGTGCGCCACACCAACAGTTGCTTCTTCACCATGGTGGCGGTGGACGACCAGCGCAAACCCGCTCACGTACCGCCTTTGAAGCCACAGGATGCCGAGGGCACGCGGCGCTTCATCCAGGCGCAGCAGCGCCGGCAGATCCGCCAGGAGCTGGAAAAGCGCTACCGCGATCTCAAGGAAGAACCGATTTAA
- the pdxY gene encoding pyridoxal kinase PdxY, with amino-acid sequence MKRTPHLLAIQSHVVFGHAGNSAAVFPMQRVGVKVWPLNTVQFSNHTQYGQWTGEVLAPQHIPALVEGIATIGELGNCDAVLSGYLGSAAQGRAILGVVRRVKAANPKALYLCDPVMGHAEKGCVVPAEVSDFLLDEAVAAADVLCPNQLELDSFSGRKADSLQDCVAMARALLARGPKAVLVKHLAYPGKSPEDFEMLLVTATGSWHLRRPLLAFPRQPVGVGDLTSGLFLARLLLGDDWLAAFEFTAAAVHEVLLETQACASYELELVRAQDRIVHPRLRFEAVAL; translated from the coding sequence ACGTCGTGTTCGGCCACGCCGGCAACAGCGCGGCGGTTTTCCCGATGCAGCGAGTGGGCGTCAAGGTCTGGCCATTGAATACGGTGCAGTTTTCCAATCACACACAGTATGGTCAGTGGACGGGAGAAGTGTTGGCGCCGCAACACATTCCCGCACTGGTCGAAGGGATTGCGACGATTGGCGAGTTGGGCAACTGCGATGCGGTGCTCAGCGGCTACCTGGGCAGCGCTGCGCAGGGGCGGGCAATCCTGGGCGTGGTACGGCGAGTCAAGGCAGCCAATCCCAAGGCCCTGTACCTGTGCGACCCAGTGATGGGGCATGCGGAGAAAGGCTGCGTGGTGCCGGCCGAGGTCAGCGACTTTCTGCTCGATGAAGCCGTGGCGGCAGCCGACGTGCTATGTCCCAACCAATTGGAGCTCGACAGCTTCAGCGGCCGCAAGGCCGACTCCCTGCAGGATTGCGTGGCCATGGCGCGCGCCTTGCTGGCCCGGGGCCCGAAAGCGGTGCTGGTAAAACATCTGGCCTACCCCGGCAAATCACCTGAAGACTTCGAGATGCTGCTGGTCACCGCCACAGGCAGCTGGCACCTGCGGCGTCCGCTGCTGGCGTTTCCGCGTCAGCCGGTCGGCGTGGGTGATCTGACCAGCGGTTTGTTCCTGGCCAGGCTACTGCTGGGCGATGATTGGCTGGCCGCTTTCGAGTTCACGGCCGCGGCAGTGCACGAAGTGCTGCTGGAGACCCAGGCGTGCGCCAGCTACGAACTGGAGTTGGTGCGCGCCCAGGATCGGATCGTGCATCCGCGCCTGCGTTTCGAAGCCGTGGCGCTTTAA